A portion of the Candidatus Schekmanbacteria bacterium genome contains these proteins:
- the nadB gene encoding L-aspartate oxidase produces MQTDLLVIGSGIAGLTTAIVASKKGINVTVITNGQEVRESNTYYAQGGIIYKGNGDSPEKLKKDLFRAGAGLSNLKALDVISKLGPWCIENILMNELHVEFDKTESGKYHITDEAAHSVKRIIHSRDLTGRSIELALLAKLKDCKNITVKTGCTATDLLTFSHHSKDPLDIYRSPECFGAYAFDQKQRKVIPLIAKETVIATGGIGALYLHTTNPKGARGDGIAMARRAGALILNMEYVQFHPTALYHPEGERFLISESLRGEGAELINKKGEPFMHKYHKLGSLAPRDIVARAIHEQMIRDDSECVYLDISNKNPDWIKKRFPNIYEKCASFNIDISKQPIPVVPAAHYLCGGIVVDENAQTSIRRLKAVGEVSCTGIHGANRLASSSLLEGLVWGYLAGKDTSTKIAGKKEKYDFPRVEGWKYENEQVDPALVMQDWLTIRHTMWNYVGLVRSSKRLARAEKILSELNNEIEEFYRYAILSDELIGLRNGIQSAMVILSAARSNRKSRGCHYRTD; encoded by the coding sequence ATGCAGACAGATTTACTTGTTATTGGCAGTGGCATAGCAGGGTTAACTACTGCCATAGTGGCCTCAAAAAAAGGTATAAATGTTACAGTAATTACTAACGGTCAGGAAGTTCGTGAAAGCAATACCTACTATGCGCAGGGAGGAATCATTTATAAAGGGAATGGTGATTCTCCTGAAAAATTAAAAAAAGATCTTTTCAGAGCAGGTGCAGGGCTTTCAAACTTAAAGGCGCTTGATGTTATTTCAAAGCTTGGGCCATGGTGTATTGAGAATATTTTAATGAACGAGCTCCACGTAGAGTTTGATAAGACTGAATCTGGAAAGTACCATATAACTGATGAAGCAGCACATTCTGTAAAAAGAATAATCCATTCAAGAGACCTGACAGGAAGAAGCATAGAGCTTGCACTTCTTGCCAAACTAAAAGATTGCAAGAATATTACAGTTAAAACAGGATGTACTGCTACTGATCTTCTTACTTTTTCGCATCATTCAAAGGATCCGCTCGATATTTACAGATCTCCAGAGTGTTTTGGTGCTTATGCCTTTGACCAGAAACAGCGAAAAGTCATTCCCTTAATAGCAAAGGAAACTGTTATTGCAACAGGTGGTATAGGTGCTTTGTATCTCCATACTACAAATCCGAAGGGAGCCAGGGGAGACGGAATTGCTATGGCGCGCAGGGCTGGAGCCCTAATTTTAAATATGGAGTATGTTCAATTTCATCCCACAGCCCTCTATCATCCTGAAGGGGAGCGTTTTCTGATTTCAGAGTCTCTGCGAGGTGAGGGGGCGGAGCTTATAAACAAGAAAGGTGAACCTTTTATGCATAAGTACCACAAGCTTGGTTCCCTTGCACCACGGGACATTGTGGCACGAGCAATACACGAGCAGATGATTCGTGATGACAGCGAGTGTGTGTATCTTGACATTTCAAATAAAAACCCTGACTGGATTAAAAAAAGGTTTCCCAACATTTATGAAAAATGTGCATCCTTTAATATTGATATAAGCAAACAGCCTATTCCTGTTGTCCCAGCTGCTCATTATTTATGTGGCGGAATAGTTGTGGATGAAAATGCCCAGACATCGATCCGGAGACTCAAGGCAGTGGGAGAAGTTTCATGTACTGGTATTCATGGTGCTAACAGGCTTGCAAGCAGTTCTCTCCTTGAGGGGCTTGTATGGGGCTATTTAGCGGGAAAAGATACATCTACTAAAATTGCTGGCAAAAAAGAAAAATATGATTTCCCGCGAGTGGAGGGATGGAAATATGAAAATGAACAGGTAGATCCTGCTCTTGTCATGCAGGACTGGCTTACTATAAGGCATACAATGTGGAATTATGTTGGCCTTGTAAGGTCAAGTAAACGATTAGCTCGTGCTGAAAAAATTCTTTCTGAACTCAACAACGAAATAGAAGAATTTTACAGATATGCCATACTTTCAGATGAACTTATCGGTCTACGCAATGGGATACAGTCTGCCATGGTTATACTTTCAGCAGCAAGATCTAACCGTAAAAGCAGAGGTTGCCATTATCGGACTGATTGA
- the ribD gene encoding bifunctional diaminohydroxyphosphoribosylaminopyrimidine deaminase/5-amino-6-(5-phosphoribosylamino)uracil reductase RibD gives MQKKPINEDDIHFMKKVLSIAKKGAGTVSPNPMVGAILVKDRKIISSGYHKMAGSYHAEIIAIKKAGERAKGSTLYVNLEPCVHRGRTGPCCDVIKDAGITRVVAATKDPNPLVRGKGFKKLKESGLKVTEGVLEEEAQVLNEIFFKYITTRLPFTVLKTAASLDGRIATNNGESKWITSENSRKIVHRLRATFDAVLVGSNTVIKDNPQLTCRLVSAKRDPAVIIVDNKLSVPTESEIFKTKGKRKVIIATIDNSDNRRKGILFENLGAELLFFKGDDRKHVSLFQLMRVLGKREITSVLIEGGSSINADAIKSDIVDKFYFFFAPMLFGGEKAKGIIGGEGIENIKSAYQIEIENVRRVNRDILLIGRKPKKRGM, from the coding sequence ATGCAGAAAAAGCCTATTAATGAAGATGATATTCATTTCATGAAGAAAGTCCTTTCTATTGCTAAAAAAGGGGCCGGGACAGTAAGTCCTAATCCTATGGTAGGTGCTATTCTGGTTAAAGACAGGAAAATAATATCATCTGGCTATCATAAGATGGCTGGTAGTTACCACGCTGAGATTATTGCGATTAAAAAAGCGGGGGAACGAGCGAAAGGTTCAACTCTTTATGTGAATCTTGAGCCTTGCGTTCATCGTGGACGAACAGGACCATGCTGTGATGTTATTAAAGACGCAGGAATAACTAGAGTTGTTGCAGCTACCAAAGATCCAAATCCTCTTGTACGCGGAAAAGGATTCAAGAAACTGAAAGAATCGGGACTTAAAGTTACTGAAGGCGTTTTAGAAGAAGAAGCACAGGTTTTAAATGAGATTTTTTTTAAATATATCACTACGAGGTTGCCTTTTACCGTATTAAAAACAGCTGCAAGCCTTGATGGCAGGATAGCAACAAACAATGGAGAATCGAAGTGGATTACTTCTGAAAATTCCAGAAAAATAGTCCACAGATTAAGAGCAACTTTTGATGCAGTCCTTGTCGGTTCAAATACTGTTATTAAAGATAATCCGCAACTTACCTGCAGACTTGTTTCAGCTAAACGCGACCCTGCTGTAATAATAGTAGATAACAAACTGTCGGTTCCCACTGAATCTGAAATTTTTAAAACTAAAGGAAAAAGAAAAGTTATAATTGCCACTATTGATAATAGTGATAACAGAAGGAAAGGGATTCTTTTTGAAAACCTTGGTGCTGAATTGCTTTTTTTTAAAGGTGATGACCGCAAACATGTCAGTCTTTTCCAATTGATGCGGGTGTTGGGCAAAAGAGAGATAACATCTGTTCTAATTGAAGGTGGGTCGAGTATAAATGCAGATGCTATAAAAAGTGACATAGTAGATAAGTTTTATTTCTTTTTCGCTCCAATGTTATTTGGTGGAGAAAAGGCAAAGGGGATTATTGGAGGAGAGGGGATCGAAAATATTAAATCAGCTTATCAAATCGAAATTGAAAATGTTAGAAGGGTTAATAGGGATATTCTCTTAATAGGCAGAAAACCCAAAAAGAGAGGAATGTAA
- the sppA gene encoding signal peptide peptidase SppA: MNREKFIAIIIVLLCIISIIIGIFLLTKEKVLTKPWDSPGVTSIMAEASDAIGVVDLYGEIDFQPSSLAFGASSGADSIVEKINRFVKNSRVKAIIIRINSPGGTVGATQEIYDSIIRARKKGIKVVASLGDIAASGGYYVASASDKIVANRGTITGSIGVLITSPNLKDLFEKYGIKYNVIKSGKHKDILAFWRDLSTEEQELLQITINNVYEQFVKAVSEGRKIKVEKIKEIADGRIFSGEQAFEIGLIDDLGGFEEAKDLAARLAHIKGEPVILKDIPSPFEKIFKLLNTETGNKIRNVDILDKTPLKYLYPGSLKLVESLINNNIGN; this comes from the coding sequence ATGAACCGTGAGAAATTTATAGCAATTATAATTGTGCTGTTATGCATAATCTCTATTATTATTGGTATATTTCTTCTTACAAAAGAGAAGGTATTGACAAAACCTTGGGATTCGCCGGGTGTTACATCAATTATGGCAGAAGCCAGCGATGCAATAGGAGTTGTCGATCTATATGGGGAGATAGACTTCCAACCTTCTTCATTAGCTTTCGGAGCAAGTTCGGGAGCAGACAGTATAGTTGAAAAAATAAACCGTTTTGTGAAAAACTCCAGAGTTAAGGCAATAATTATAAGGATTAACAGCCCCGGAGGAACTGTCGGTGCGACTCAGGAAATATACGACTCAATTATTCGAGCAAGAAAAAAAGGGATAAAAGTAGTAGCCTCTTTAGGCGACATTGCAGCATCAGGAGGTTATTATGTTGCCTCAGCAAGCGATAAAATTGTAGCCAACCGCGGAACAATTACGGGTAGCATTGGTGTTCTTATAACTTCTCCTAATTTAAAAGATCTATTTGAAAAATATGGGATAAAATACAATGTTATTAAAAGTGGGAAACATAAAGACATACTAGCTTTTTGGAGGGACCTTTCAACAGAAGAACAAGAACTTCTTCAAATTACAATAAACAATGTTTATGAACAATTTGTAAAAGCTGTTTCTGAGGGAAGAAAAATTAAGGTGGAAAAGATTAAGGAAATTGCTGACGGAAGAATTTTCAGTGGAGAACAGGCTTTTGAAATAGGTCTTATTGATGATCTTGGAGGTTTCGAAGAAGCAAAAGACTTAGCCGCACGATTAGCACATATTAAAGGAGAACCTGTAATTTTAAAGGATATCCCCTCACCTTTTGAGAAAATATTTAAGTTGTTAAATACAGAAACAGGAAACAAAATTAGGAATGTCGATATTTTAGATAAAACTCCTTTAAAGTATCTTTATCCTGGAAGTTTAAAACTTGTTGAAAGTTTGATTAATAACAATATTGGGAATTAA
- a CDS encoding YIP1 family protein — protein sequence MELFYNFIFHPQRAVNQGKEDGNILTSIFLLIFSILSLEISNSLIFSAQSGLREILFSTIFLLLFTLFTIILSSIVINFSAEIFGKRKTATKLIKLMILSTIPLVFLTPTAIILTAIGGNKIYFLVKMIITIWTVSLQVYILREYYDTSLIKAFLMYISPVAAGFFLIALIGILFTFFIFTQLGFNFFI from the coding sequence ATGGAGTTGTTTTATAATTTTATCTTTCATCCGCAAAGAGCAGTTAACCAGGGAAAAGAAGATGGTAATATTTTAACTTCTATTTTTCTTCTAATATTTTCAATTTTAAGTCTGGAGATTTCTAATTCATTAATTTTTTCTGCTCAGTCAGGGCTGAGAGAAATACTTTTCTCAACAATATTTTTATTATTATTTACTTTATTTACCATTATTCTTTCTTCCATAGTCATAAACTTTTCAGCTGAAATATTCGGCAAAAGGAAAACAGCTACAAAGCTAATTAAATTAATGATTTTAAGCACCATACCATTGGTATTCCTAACTCCAACAGCAATAATATTAACTGCAATTGGAGGAAATAAAATTTATTTCTTAGTTAAAATGATAATAACAATATGGACCGTTTCGTTACAAGTATACATTTTGAGGGAATATTATGATACGTCATTGATTAAAGCATTCTTAATGTACATATCACCAGTAGCTGCAGGATTTTTTCTAATCGCTCTCATTGGGATACTATTCACATTTTTTATATTTACACAATTAGGTTTTAATTTTTTTATATAA
- a CDS encoding sugar kinase: MNILTVGSVALDSIETPAGTVTDVLGGSAVYFSIAASYFTKVNLVAVAGKDFPDKHINLLRDKQIGIEGLEIDNRGETFRWKGKYGENLNEALTLETNLNVFENFIPKIPSSYNDAKNLFLGNIDPDLQLHVLEQVKSPAVIGLDTMNFWINGKNNALKKVIRKVHIVLLNDKESKLLAERNNILEAAKEILSMGPQYVVIKRGEYGAVLISKNSRFWAPAYPVDIVIDPTGAGDSFAGGFMGCIAWKNKLEDEILRQAVICGTVMASFAVEDFSIRKTSQLKNEDIRKRYREIRTITDFKTPDEFA, translated from the coding sequence GTGAATATATTAACTGTAGGCTCAGTAGCACTAGATTCAATAGAAACTCCGGCAGGGACAGTTACAGATGTTTTAGGTGGAAGTGCAGTATATTTTTCAATAGCGGCATCCTATTTTACAAAAGTCAACTTGGTTGCCGTTGCCGGAAAAGATTTTCCAGACAAACATATAAATCTTTTAAGAGACAAGCAGATAGGAATTGAAGGACTTGAAATAGACAACAGAGGAGAAACTTTTAGATGGAAAGGGAAATACGGGGAAAATCTTAATGAAGCATTAACATTAGAAACAAATCTAAACGTTTTTGAAAATTTCATTCCTAAAATTCCATCTTCATATAATGATGCAAAGAATCTTTTTTTAGGGAATATTGACCCTGACTTACAGCTTCATGTCCTTGAACAAGTGAAATCACCAGCAGTAATTGGACTAGACACAATGAATTTCTGGATCAATGGTAAAAACAATGCATTAAAAAAAGTAATACGTAAGGTACATATAGTTCTATTAAACGATAAAGAATCAAAGCTCCTCGCAGAAAGAAACAACATACTTGAAGCAGCAAAAGAAATACTTTCCATGGGGCCGCAATACGTTGTAATAAAAAGGGGAGAATATGGTGCTGTTTTAATTTCAAAAAATAGTCGTTTCTGGGCACCTGCTTACCCAGTCGATATAGTAATTGATCCCACTGGAGCGGGAGACAGCTTTGCAGGAGGATTTATGGGCTGCATAGCATGGAAAAACAAACTTGAAGACGAAATATTAAGACAGGCAGTTATATGTGGAACAGTTATGGCTTCATTTGCTGTCGAAGATTTCAGTATAAGAAAAACTTCTCAACTGAAAAATGAAGATATAAGAAAAAGATACAGAGAGATCAGAACTATTACAGATTTTAAAACTCCTGATGAATTTGCATGA
- the rsmI gene encoding 16S rRNA (cytidine(1402)-2'-O)-methyltransferase: MNLHDFKDHQQEGILYIVSTPIGNLEDITIRALKVLRKVDMIACEDTRKSLRLLNHFKIKKPLTSFFSGNQSYKGTKIIKLLKEGKNIALVSEAGTPGISDPGTSLIAEAIRNDIKIFPIGGVSAAIIALSNSGFDTSKFCFIGFLPRKKGKKKKILLNFKDRDETLILFESPHRIIELLQDLLALFGNREITLCREMTKLHEQTIHSSLEDILKSTDSINFRGEITLVVRGNNQP; this comes from the coding sequence ATGAATTTGCATGATTTCAAAGACCATCAGCAAGAGGGAATTCTATATATTGTATCAACGCCAATCGGGAATCTTGAGGACATTACAATACGAGCTCTTAAAGTTCTTCGAAAAGTTGACATGATTGCCTGTGAAGACACTCGAAAATCATTACGTCTTTTAAATCATTTTAAGATAAAAAAACCGCTTACAAGTTTTTTTTCAGGCAACCAAAGTTACAAGGGCACAAAAATTATAAAATTATTAAAAGAAGGTAAAAATATTGCCCTTGTGTCTGAAGCAGGAACTCCAGGTATTTCCGATCCGGGAACCTCTTTAATAGCAGAAGCTATTCGTAACGATATAAAAATATTCCCTATTGGAGGTGTTTCAGCAGCAATAATAGCACTTTCAAACAGCGGATTTGACACATCAAAGTTTTGTTTTATAGGATTTCTACCCAGGAAAAAAGGTAAAAAAAAGAAAATATTATTAAACTTCAAAGACCGAGATGAAACACTTATTCTTTTTGAATCTCCTCACAGAATTATAGAATTACTTCAGGATTTGCTTGCACTATTTGGTAATCGCGAAATTACTCTTTGTCGTGAAATGACTAAACTTCACGAACAAACCATTCACTCTTCCCTTGAAGATATATTAAAATCAACTGATTCTATCAATTTTCGCGGAGAAATAACTCTCGTTGTTCGAGGCAACAATCAACCATAA
- a CDS encoding YifB family Mg chelatase-like AAA ATPase, producing MLSRITSCTTVGIDGHIIDVEVHVARGLPSYNTVGLPDTAVRESRERVKAAIVNSGFTFPPSRITVNLAPADMKKEGPIFDLPIALGIISAIGACSLQKSSDYITVGELSLDGTVRPVRGILPMVIAGKKAGKKGFIVPFQNSLEASLVGEIDIIPVFKLSDATSFLSGNITITPYKEEIATSVENNKLHRLDFSEVKGQEHAKRALEIAAAGRHNILMVGSPGAGKTMLAKRLPSILPEMSFDEKIETTRIHSVMGFVNSSVPFISERPFRNPHHSISDAGLIGGGTIPMPGEVSLAHNGVLFLDELPEFKRNVIETLRQPIEDGKIIISRVTGSIAFPASFMLVAAMNPCPCGYRFDEAKQCVCSSFQVQRYLSRLSGPLLDRIDIHMEVPALNFNTLTSDTENESSHTIKKRVDKARQVQSERFSSSNIYFNAMMGQSEIKKFCRLDEDSKTLLGSAIKKFSLSARSYDRILKISRTIADLECSPKIMVEHVSEAIQYRYLDK from the coding sequence ATGCTTTCTAGAATAACGAGTTGCACGACTGTCGGAATTGATGGTCACATAATCGATGTTGAAGTGCATGTAGCTCGAGGGTTGCCATCATATAATACCGTTGGACTTCCTGACACTGCGGTTCGGGAGAGCAGAGAAAGGGTTAAAGCTGCGATAGTTAATTCAGGTTTTACATTCCCTCCTAGCAGGATTACAGTTAACCTTGCCCCAGCAGACATGAAGAAAGAGGGACCTATTTTTGACCTTCCTATAGCTCTTGGTATCATTTCTGCTATCGGTGCGTGTTCACTTCAAAAATCTAGCGATTACATTACAGTTGGGGAGCTCTCACTCGACGGAACTGTTCGTCCGGTAAGGGGAATTCTACCGATGGTTATTGCTGGTAAAAAAGCTGGGAAGAAGGGATTTATTGTCCCCTTTCAAAACAGTTTAGAAGCCTCGCTAGTTGGTGAAATTGACATAATCCCTGTTTTTAAACTTTCAGATGCTACATCTTTTCTAAGTGGTAATATAACAATAACTCCATATAAAGAAGAAATTGCGACATCTGTAGAAAACAATAAACTACATAGATTGGACTTCTCAGAAGTAAAGGGTCAAGAGCATGCAAAAAGAGCTCTTGAGATAGCAGCTGCCGGCAGGCACAATATACTTATGGTTGGTTCCCCTGGAGCAGGGAAAACAATGCTTGCGAAGAGGCTTCCATCTATTTTACCTGAAATGAGCTTTGATGAAAAAATTGAAACGACACGTATTCATTCGGTAATGGGATTTGTTAATTCCTCAGTTCCTTTTATTTCAGAAAGACCTTTCAGAAATCCACATCATTCCATCTCTGATGCAGGACTAATTGGAGGAGGTACAATTCCCATGCCAGGAGAGGTTAGTCTTGCTCATAACGGAGTTCTATTTTTAGATGAGTTACCAGAATTCAAAAGGAATGTTATAGAAACACTACGCCAACCGATTGAAGATGGGAAAATCATAATATCAAGGGTAACGGGATCAATTGCATTTCCTGCCAGTTTTATGCTTGTTGCAGCCATGAATCCATGTCCATGTGGTTACCGCTTCGACGAAGCAAAACAATGCGTATGTTCATCTTTTCAGGTTCAGCGATATCTATCTCGGTTATCAGGTCCTCTTCTCGACAGGATAGATATTCATATGGAAGTTCCTGCCTTAAACTTTAACACGTTGACTAGTGATACTGAGAATGAGAGTTCTCATACGATAAAAAAAAGAGTAGACAAAGCAAGGCAAGTTCAAAGTGAAAGATTTTCAAGTAGTAACATTTATTTTAATGCAATGATGGGACAATCGGAGATAAAAAAATTTTGCAGGCTTGATGAAGACTCAAAAACTTTGTTAGGTAGTGCAATAAAGAAATTTTCTCTTTCAGCACGTTCATATGATCGAATTCTTAAAATTTCAAGAACAATAGCAGATCTTGAATGTTCACCAAAAATAATGGTAGAGCATGTTTCTGAAGCCATTCAATACAGATATCTTGATAAATAA
- the feoB gene encoding ferrous iron transport protein B: MTSNAILKSKEETPCIILVGNANVGKSVIFGSLTGTYADVSNYPGTTIDITEGEIRFTNLSKTGFDKARLIDSPGINSLIPKSEDERVTRDLLMEENPTGIIQVADAKNLKRSLLITSQLAEMGLPILLVLNMFDEAMERGVLIDIEKLSSILGIKAIPSVATEKVGITELKKGLTEFSVPAISIIYDKEIERGIEEIITYLPIDISISKRSIAIMLIAGDTMLLSKLTKLMPSLNQEAIKKIIEKTAHKFRAPLNFVINRERYRIVNEIYDRCVTTQKTSAEHFRDKIGNVMIHPLLGLPIVVFVLFIMYELVGVLGAGVVVNFLEKTVFGKYIIPWFHNILQTIGTPEIVMQMLTGPYGLFSMGLTYAVAIVFPIVGFFFIFFGILEDSGYLPRLTIISNKLFKKIGLQGRAVLPMVLGLGCDTMATLTTRILETKRERIIATLLLALGVPCSAQLGVIMGILGGISIKALLIVVVTVILQLIIVGYLAAKVIPGKSSDFLSEIPPIRIPKIYNILIKTYNRVIWFMKEAVPLFMLGTFCLFLLDKSGFLVHIENAAKPILTGILSLPPETAEAFIVGFLRRDFGAAGLFRLANKGYLNITQITVAVTVMVLFIPCIAHLFVMIKEHGIKVAMAIAVFVIVYATLTGAVLNIILSELNVF; this comes from the coding sequence ATGACGTCAAACGCCATTTTAAAGTCAAAAGAAGAGACTCCTTGTATTATTCTTGTTGGAAATGCCAATGTTGGAAAGAGTGTTATATTTGGTTCACTAACAGGAACTTATGCTGATGTTTCAAATTATCCTGGAACAACGATTGATATAACTGAAGGAGAAATTCGTTTTACCAATTTGAGTAAGACAGGTTTTGATAAAGCAAGATTAATAGATAGCCCTGGGATAAACAGTCTTATTCCCAAATCAGAAGATGAAAGAGTGACACGTGATCTCCTTATGGAAGAAAATCCCACAGGGATAATTCAGGTAGCTGATGCCAAGAATCTAAAGAGGTCGCTTTTAATAACTTCCCAGCTTGCTGAAATGGGACTTCCCATTCTTCTGGTTTTAAATATGTTTGACGAAGCCATGGAACGCGGAGTTTTAATAGATATCGAAAAACTTTCTTCAATTCTTGGCATCAAAGCTATTCCATCAGTCGCAACTGAAAAAGTAGGAATTACGGAATTAAAAAAAGGTCTTACAGAGTTTTCCGTCCCAGCAATATCGATCATCTATGATAAAGAAATAGAAAGAGGAATAGAAGAAATAATCACATATCTGCCAATAGATATATCAATCTCAAAGCGTTCCATAGCAATAATGCTCATCGCCGGCGACACAATGTTATTGTCCAAATTAACAAAGTTAATGCCATCTTTAAATCAGGAAGCAATAAAAAAAATAATTGAAAAAACAGCTCATAAATTCAGAGCCCCATTAAATTTTGTAATAAACAGGGAACGATACAGGATTGTAAATGAAATATATGACCGCTGTGTAACTACACAAAAAACTTCTGCGGAACATTTCAGAGATAAAATAGGCAATGTAATGATTCATCCTCTTCTCGGACTACCCATTGTAGTGTTTGTTTTATTTATAATGTATGAACTTGTTGGTGTCTTGGGAGCAGGAGTTGTAGTAAATTTCTTAGAAAAAACTGTCTTCGGAAAATATATAATACCATGGTTCCATAACATTCTGCAAACAATAGGCACTCCTGAAATAGTAATGCAGATGCTTACAGGACCCTATGGATTATTCAGCATGGGATTAACCTATGCAGTAGCTATTGTTTTTCCTATTGTAGGTTTCTTCTTTATATTTTTTGGGATATTGGAAGATTCAGGTTATTTACCAAGACTTACAATAATATCAAACAAGCTCTTTAAAAAAATAGGCCTTCAGGGACGAGCTGTATTGCCAATGGTTTTAGGCCTTGGATGCGATACCATGGCAACACTCACTACCAGGATACTCGAAACAAAAAGGGAAAGGATAATAGCTACCTTGCTTCTTGCGCTCGGAGTACCATGCTCAGCACAACTTGGAGTAATTATGGGAATTCTTGGCGGAATTTCAATTAAAGCCCTACTCATTGTGGTCGTAACGGTTATCCTTCAGCTAATCATAGTCGGCTATCTGGCAGCAAAAGTTATACCTGGTAAATCTTCAGATTTCTTAAGCGAAATCCCACCAATAAGAATTCCAAAAATTTACAATATACTCATTAAAACCTATAACCGGGTTATATGGTTTATGAAAGAAGCTGTCCCGCTTTTTATGCTTGGCACATTTTGCCTTTTCCTGCTCGATAAAAGTGGTTTTTTGGTACACATTGAAAATGCTGCAAAACCCATTCTCACCGGAATTCTTAGCCTTCCTCCTGAAACAGCTGAAGCATTTATAGTTGGCTTCTTAAGAAGGGATTTCGGAGCAGCAGGGTTGTTCAGACTCGCAAATAAAGGATATCTGAACATCACCCAGATTACAGTAGCAGTAACTGTAATGGTCCTTTTTATTCCATGTATAGCTCATCTATTTGTTATGATAAAAGAACATGGAATTAAGGTAGCTATGGCAATAGCAGTTTTTGTAATAGTTTATGCTACACTTACAGGAGCAGTTTTAAACATTATATTGAGTGAATTAAATGTGTTTTAA
- a CDS encoding FeoA domain-containing protein, producing MTNNQYVEEILQLIETISESAKVKIEDLKKYLGDTEIDDILKQLIEDETILIDSTNNISLTVKGKKEASEIIRRHRLAERLLFDVLDVKNEEKAEKQACDFEHILDKEVTDNICTLLGHPKFCPDGKPIPPGECCSQGRKHISRIVSPLSALSVGEKGKIAYMLSGEHQRLDRLFSMGLLPGTTVRIHQKTPSLVICFEETTLAMDDEIAHDIFVRKI from the coding sequence ATGACAAACAATCAGTACGTGGAAGAGATATTACAATTAATTGAAACAATCTCAGAGAGCGCAAAAGTAAAGATTGAAGACCTGAAGAAATATCTTGGAGATACAGAAATAGATGACATATTAAAACAACTGATCGAAGATGAAACAATTCTTATTGATTCAACTAACAATATTTCTCTTACTGTAAAAGGGAAAAAGGAAGCTAGCGAAATAATTAGACGTCACAGACTTGCAGAACGACTCCTCTTTGATGTTCTTGACGTTAAGAATGAAGAGAAAGCAGAAAAACAAGCCTGTGATTTTGAGCATATACTTGACAAAGAAGTAACTGACAACATTTGCACTCTTTTAGGGCACCCAAAATTTTGCCCAGACGGCAAGCCGATTCCACCAGGCGAATGCTGTTCTCAGGGAAGAAAACATATTAGTAGGATAGTTTCACCTCTAAGCGCTTTGTCGGTAGGCGAAAAGGGAAAGATAGCATATATGCTATCAGGCGAACATCAACGTCTTGACAGACTTTTTTCCATGGGATTATTGCCAGGAACAACAGTTCGGATTCACCAAAAAACCCCAAGCTTAGTTATTTGTTTTGAAGAAACAACTCTCGCTATGGATGACGAAATTGCCCATGATATATTTGTGAGGAAAATATAA
- a CDS encoding C-GCAxxG-C-C family protein encodes MDDTGSSNLRELARSTYFKGYNCAEAIVTLFSWKYSLNINQRMATAMGGGIGGSKSLCGALNGAILVLGALFGRETPEENSTEVYKMAKTFYERFEKKINTAICRDITSGVEWKSAGHKELCSSIIGEAAIILDEIIKENKGVQKN; translated from the coding sequence ATGGATGACACAGGTTCTTCGAATTTAAGAGAATTAGCGCGTTCTACTTATTTTAAAGGGTACAACTGTGCAGAAGCTATTGTTACTCTTTTTAGCTGGAAGTATTCTTTAAATATTAATCAAAGAATGGCAACAGCCATGGGTGGTGGTATTGGAGGTTCCAAAAGTTTGTGTGGTGCACTAAATGGTGCGATACTCGTATTGGGCGCACTATTCGGAAGAGAAACTCCAGAAGAAAATTCAACGGAAGTATATAAAATGGCAAAAACATTTTATGAACGTTTTGAAAAAAAAATTAACACTGCCATTTGCCGCGACATAACTTCAGGAGTAGAATGGAAAAGCGCTGGGCATAAGGAACTTTGTTCTAGTATAATTGGTGAGGCAGCGATTATATTGGATGAGATTATAAAAGAAAATAAGGGGGTTCAAAAAAACTAA